AAACCCAATCATAACCCTCTGCTTCTAGTTTGTCTGCAAGGGATGCGTCACCTGTTTTTAACACTTGACCTCTAGCAAATACATGAACGAAATCTAGTTTATCTAAGAATTTCAAAATTCTAGCATAATGAGTAATTACAATCACTGTTGCATCTTTGCCGGATACTTTACTGATTGCTTGTGCAACTGCTTGGACTGCGTCAATATCTAATCCTGAATCTGGCTCATCTAAAATTGAAATCTTTGGTTTTAGTACTGCCATTTGCAAAACTTCAGCACGCTTTTTCTCTCCACCTGAGAATCCTTCATTGAGATATCTTGATAGAAATTCTTCTTTTAATCCGACTTTTTCTAAATTCTCTTTTAGGTATTTTTGAAATTCTCTAACTGTGATGAATACTTCTCTATCGTCACCTTCAAGTGCTTTACTAAGAGCATTGTAAGCTGTTCTTAGAAAGTGAGAGAATCCAACACCTGAAACTTCAGTTGGATACTGAAATCCTAAGAATAATCCTTTCTTTGCTCTTTCATCTGCTGTTAAATCTAAAATGCTCTCGCCATCTAACAAAATATCCCCCTTTGTAACTTCGTATTTTGGATGTGCAAGTAATGTGTAGGCCAGTGTACTTTTTCCAGAACCGTTTGGTCCCATTATGGCATGTACTTCTCCAGGTCCAGTTTTTAGATTCACGCCTTTGAGAATCTCTTTTCCTTCTCTTGATACATGTAGATCTTTAATTTCTAAAACTGCCATAATGCACATTCCTTTGTTTCTCTATATAATACCGACGAAATTTAGCTAATCCTAATGTGATTTTTTAATAATAAAATGAAAAGAGGGGGGGGGGGTTTAATATTTGGCCAGAGATGGTCTTAAAGTAATTTTGAGTTTGTAGCATGTTAGAATTTCTTTACATCTATTTCTGATAGTAACTTCTGTTACTCCTGCAATACTTGAAACGTCTCTTTGTAGAACGTTTTGTCCAAGTAGTACCGATGCCACATACAGATATGCTGCTGCAATTCCATTTGGAGCTTTTCCGTCTGCAATGCTACTATCTTTAGTTTTTTCTGCAATTTCCAAGGCTAGTCTTTCAACTCTGACCTCAGTTTGCGTCATATTTGCTATCTTTGAGATGTATTTGTCCATGGTTACAACTGGGGATGCTAAGTGTCCCATTTCCATTACCATGGTTCTGTAGTATCTTGCTGCAAGTTTTGTTTTAGATTTTACATCTTTTGGTGGACAAATTCCGCGACAAATTTCTTCTAGTGATCTTACTACGTCACATTGTTTGCATGCCATGTAAATTGTAGCAGCAGTTATGCTAACTACTGATTTTCCCTTCACATCAACATGTCCGTCCAAGTTTCTGTATATCATAGAAGCAGTTTCCAAAACATTTTTTGAAAGACTAAGACTATCGCATGTTTCTCCCATTTTTGTTAAAACATTTGCAAGTCGTCTCTCTTTTGGTGAGGAAACTCTTACTCTTTGTTGCCACTTTCTGAGATTGTGCATTTGATTTGCAACTTCACGATTGATTGTTTTTCCGCTAAAGTCTTTTGCACTGATTGAAATCTCAGTTGTTATTCCCAAATCATGTTGAGAATAAGTTGTTTGTCCTGTAGCTCGTGCTAATTTCATTTTGTCTTCGAAATTTGAGCTAATAGTTTCTGGACCATAATCTGATATCTGATCATCGACTACTACGCCGCAACCAGAACAGATGATTTCACCGTTCTGCATGTCATCTACTAATGTAGATTTACATTCAGGACAGTTTTGTTTTTCTAGTATGTTCATTATTTTCTTCTCCTAAATTTTTTTGGTTTATTGGCAGGAGATTGCTCTGTTGCGTAAACGCTTTTGCCAATGTATTTTTTGATACTATTTGTTAATGGCGTTGCTGACGCATATGGTCTACTTACTGGACCAATCATTTCATTTACTTTTGCAACTCTAGTTCCCTTCTCGTCACAGAGTATTTGTCCTTCAACTAATTCTTTAGATAGTTGAATGATTACCCTGCCACTACCGGCTAGGTGCATTATTTCGCCTACCTCCTGCAATTAAAAGTACTAATCATGATATTCTTATCATAGACTTCTGTCAACTTTACTTTAGCTAAGAGCTAGAATTGATTTTATCTTGATTGCTTGCTTCTTTTTGATACGAGTTTTTCTGAAATCTTGTTAAGAATTTTTGTCTTTGAAGATTCTTTTGGTAAAATAATATACCCTGACCTGACAAAGGGTCGTTTTGGAAATCTTACTTTGTCATCAGACTCTGTAATCTCAAATCCTGCAGCTGTTGTTGCATCCATTAATTCTTTTAGCGAAGGATCAAAAACACATCTTTCTAATCCAACGCGTCTACCTTTTGATTTTTTTAAATTTTTGTTAAAATAATCCAACCAGATTACGATGTGTTCGTAATCTTTCATTTTATTCCTTTAGTAAAATTGCGTTAACTATTCCGTTTTGCCCTGGTTTTGAAACAACTTTGCATTTACCTTCTTGTGTTTCAAGTATTGCACCTTTTGTAATAATGCCTCTTCTTTTGTAATCATTGTTTGTTGCATTATCTAATACTTTGAGAATTTTTGTTTTCTTTACTTTAGCATCCCCTGTTGCTAGATTAACAAAATCAATTGATTTCAATGCTGTTTTTTTATTATTTCCACGAACTCTTCTTGTAATAGTTATTTGAGCTCCAGTGTTTGGTTCATTTGGGTATCTGTCAGTTTCATATTTTCTTCTAATTCTTAGCGGATGCCTTCTTCCTCCAGTAATTTTACTTGTTGCTAAGTTCTCTACGGATTTTCTCACGAAAACTTGTCTGAATTACTCTAATTTATACAAAACGCAAAAAATTAGCCATGATTACTTTTTCTTAATTTGTCTCTGTAACTATTTGAATAGGATTTGTTCTGCTCATGCTTGCTGTTTTTCTGACTTTGGAAAATAGTCGCTGTTTTAGATCTTCTACGTCTCCTTGAATTCCAAAGTATTTTTGGAATTTTTCTGTAGTGCTGTAAATTTTCAATCTTCCAACATTTTGATGGCTGATGTAATCTAATTGTCGTAGTTCTTTAAGATGAGAATATACTCCAGAACCTCTTGTCTCTACAAGTTGCTTTGATGAGATTGGTTGCATGTATGCAATGTATGACAATGTCTTAAGTGTAGCATTTGGAAGAACTGGTTTTGATGCATATCTTTTGACAGTGGAACTGTATTCTGGTTTTAGTTGCATTACATATGATCCGTCTGGTAGTATGACTACTTCAAGTGCTTTGAAGACATTCTTGGTTTTTTTCATGATGCTCTCAAGTAATTCTAGTGTTTTGGTCCTTGATTCTGTGCCTGATGCTCTGATAATATCTTCCAATCTAAGTGGTCTGCCTGCTGAGTAAAGTGCCGCCTCTATTCTTGCAGTTGCCTCATTCATATTCTCAATTTTAGTCAATTATCTATATTTCCTCTAAAATCTAGTTAAAGAAATCTTTTCTCCATTTTTGATCAGTTTGTTAATTCTTCTTTTATCAAGATAATTTTGATGTCGTCTTCTATTTGTTCAAGATCTACTTTTTGGTCTCTTGCTAGAAATAGTATTGCAAAGAAGCATCTTATTGAATCGACTTGATCTAATTCCGAAATAATGTCTTGAAGTAATCCAAATCCCGTCAATGAAATTTTTTTCATCACTAAATCTTCATATTTTCCTATTATGCTTTCAAGTGAAATGAAATATTCTTGGAAATCTGGTGCTACAATTGGCTCAATGTCCACTTGTCTATTTCTTCTTGATTGGGGATTTGCTATAGTTCCAATAAGATTTTGAAGTAATCCTAGCAAATCATCTAATGAAACTGGGTAAGTAGATTCATGTCTATATGGAATATCTATTAATTCAATATCTACATCTGTTCTTTGATGCATTGGCTTTTTCTCCATTGCAGCTTTTTGTAATGCAAAAATACTTTCAACTTTCATTCTGTAAATTAATGATGATGATAATGCTGCCATTCCTGCTACTTTGAGATCTTTCTTACCTGTTTTTTCAAGAATTTTTATCAATAAATTTAAAATTTGGATTAGATCAATCTCCCACACATCTTTCTTGGCAACTGATGATGGGCTAAACAGGATGTTTACTGGTTCCTGAGAAATACTGTTTGGAGTTTGTGCTTCGCTCACATGGTAATTTTCTTACCTATTCAATAATATCTAAGGGCTCTATTTTTTTCTCACTTCCAGTCAACTCTTATATTGTTCAGAAAAAAAACCACTTTGTGAAATCTGCTAGGATCACAGGCCCAAATGAGCCTCTTGCAATATCTGAATCTGAGACACCAAAACCTCAAGGAAGTCAGGTTCTGCTTAAAGTAAAATCTGTGGGTGTGTGTCATAGTGATTTACACTTGTGGGAAGGCGGATATGATCTTGGGGATGGACAATTTATGAAAGTCACCGATAGAGGAGTGAAATATCCTGTAACTCCAGGGCATGAGATTGTTGGCACTGTTGAAGATCTAGGCGATGATGTCTCTGGCATATCCCAAGGTGATGAGGTTCTAGTTTTTCCGTGGATTGGCTGTGGAAAATGTCCTGCATGTAAAGTCGGAAATGAAAATCTTTGTGATACGCCAAGATCAATGGGTGTTTTTCAAGATGGTGGTTATTCTGATTATGTATTGATTCCAAATTACAAATATTTAGCTAAACTTGATGGTGTTAATTCTGACTCTGCAACTTCGCTTGCTTGTTCTGGTCTTACCGCATACAGTGCTGTCAAAAAAGCAAACGAGAATTTACCTGAATTTTTACTAATCATTGGTGCAGGAGGTTTAGGATTGATGGCAATTCAAATTGCAAAAGCAATAACCAAAGCCAAAATAATTTGTATTGACAATGATGACAAAAAATTTGACACTGCAAAAAAGATGGGTGCAGACTTTGTTGTAAATACAAGTGTGTCAGGATCTTTATCTAGTGGAACTGGAAGTCCGGTTGATAAAATAATTTCTATTTGTAATGGTAAAGGAGCTGACAGTGTTATTGACTTTGTAAATGCACCTCAAACTGTAAGAACTGCATTAGGTGTTGTACGAAAAAGAGGAAACATTGTTCTAGTGGGATTATTTGGAGGATCCCTTGAAATATCTCTTGTTACAATTCCACTAAAATCAATTGTTATTCAGGGTGCATATACTGGAAATTACGCTGACATGGTGGAACTTCTTGATCTTGCTAGAAAAGGAATCATTAATCCTATGATTTCAAAAAGATACACCCTTGATGAGGCAAATACAGCTTTGGAGGATCTAAAAGCAAGAAAAATAGTTGGCCGTG
This genomic window from Nitrosopumilus ureiphilus contains:
- a CDS encoding signal recognition particle subunit SRP19/SEC65 family protein, whose product is MKDYEHIVIWLDYFNKNLKKSKGRRVGLERCVFDPSLKELMDATTAAGFEITESDDKVRFPKRPFVRSGYIILPKESSKTKILNKISEKLVSKRSKQSR
- the scpB gene encoding SMC-Scp complex subunit ScpB; translated protein: MTKIENMNEATARIEAALYSAGRPLRLEDIIRASGTESRTKTLELLESIMKKTKNVFKALEVVILPDGSYVMQLKPEYSSTVKRYASKPVLPNATLKTLSYIAYMQPISSKQLVETRGSGVYSHLKELRQLDYISHQNVGRLKIYSTTEKFQKYFGIQGDVEDLKQRLFSKVRKTASMSRTNPIQIVTETN
- a CDS encoding H/ACA ribonucleoprotein complex subunit GAR1 produces the protein MQEVGEIMHLAGSGRVIIQLSKELVEGQILCDEKGTRVAKVNEMIGPVSRPYASATPLTNSIKKYIGKSVYATEQSPANKPKKFRRRK
- a CDS encoding transcription initiation factor IIB is translated as MNILEKQNCPECKSTLVDDMQNGEIICSGCGVVVDDQISDYGPETISSNFEDKMKLARATGQTTYSQHDLGITTEISISAKDFSGKTINREVANQMHNLRKWQQRVRVSSPKERRLANVLTKMGETCDSLSLSKNVLETASMIYRNLDGHVDVKGKSVVSITAATIYMACKQCDVVRSLEEICRGICPPKDVKSKTKLAARYYRTMVMEMGHLASPVVTMDKYISKIANMTQTEVRVERLALEIAEKTKDSSIADGKAPNGIAAAYLYVASVLLGQNVLQRDVSSIAGVTEVTIRNRCKEILTCYKLKITLRPSLAKY
- a CDS encoding chromosome segregation protein ScpA, with translation MSEAQTPNSISQEPVNILFSPSSVAKKDVWEIDLIQILNLLIKILEKTGKKDLKVAGMAALSSSLIYRMKVESIFALQKAAMEKKPMHQRTDVDIELIDIPYRHESTYPVSLDDLLGLLQNLIGTIANPQSRRNRQVDIEPIVAPDFQEYFISLESIIGKYEDLVMKKISLTGFGLLQDIISELDQVDSIRCFFAILFLARDQKVDLEQIEDDIKIILIKEELTN
- a CDS encoding 30S ribosomal protein S8e, giving the protein MRKSVENLATSKITGGRRHPLRIRRKYETDRYPNEPNTGAQITITRRVRGNNKKTALKSIDFVNLATGDAKVKKTKILKVLDNATNNDYKRRGIITKGAILETQEGKCKVVSKPGQNGIVNAILLKE
- a CDS encoding alcohol dehydrogenase; this translates as MKSARITGPNEPLAISESETPKPQGSQVLLKVKSVGVCHSDLHLWEGGYDLGDGQFMKVTDRGVKYPVTPGHEIVGTVEDLGDDVSGISQGDEVLVFPWIGCGKCPACKVGNENLCDTPRSMGVFQDGGYSDYVLIPNYKYLAKLDGVNSDSATSLACSGLTAYSAVKKANENLPEFLLIIGAGGLGLMAIQIAKAITKAKIICIDNDDKKFDTAKKMGADFVVNTSVSGSLSSGTGSPVDKIISICNGKGADSVIDFVNAPQTVRTALGVVRKRGNIVLVGLFGGSLEISLVTIPLKSIVIQGAYTGNYADMVELLDLARKGIINPMISKRYTLDEANTALEDLKARKIVGRAVINP
- the sufC gene encoding Fe-S cluster assembly ATPase SufC, with the protein product MAVLEIKDLHVSREGKEILKGVNLKTGPGEVHAIMGPNGSGKSTLAYTLLAHPKYEVTKGDILLDGESILDLTADERAKKGLFLGFQYPTEVSGVGFSHFLRTAYNALSKALEGDDREVFITVREFQKYLKENLEKVGLKEEFLSRYLNEGFSGGEKKRAEVLQMAVLKPKISILDEPDSGLDIDAVQAVAQAISKVSGKDATVIVITHYARILKFLDKLDFVHVFARGQVLKTGDASLADKLEAEGYDWVLEQPQIS